A single region of the Vespula pensylvanica isolate Volc-1 chromosome 8, ASM1446617v1, whole genome shotgun sequence genome encodes:
- the LOC122631079 gene encoding uncharacterized protein LOC122631079: MGKTTLIASLILSIVIAMTMSLDTPELKLIKAHNVLDQSYISNIIHKLRNIQGEAKQPDLEVYLLKQSSNGNWNPVNEKKPLVHSDTNNIDCQCKCTKKKSDGLTGRPTNNNSGYHDGPMETHGKIDSMPTKKKSFSCAPDSFWDGSKCAQIV; the protein is encoded by the coding sequence ATGGGTAAAACAACATTGATCGCTTCGTTAATCTTATCAATAGTCATCGCCATGACTATGTCGTTGGATACTCCTGAGTTAAAACTTATAAAAGCTCATAATGTCCTGGATCAatcttatatatctaatattattcaCAAATTAAGAAACATTCAGGGTGAAGCAAAACAACCGGACCTAGaagtttatttattgaaacaatCGTCCAATGGAAATTGGAATCCagtaaatgagaaaaagcCGCTTGTTCATAGCGACacgaataatatcgattgtCAATGCAAgtgtacaaaaaagaaatctgatGGATTAACGGGACGACCCACTAACAACAATTCTGGATATCATGATGGTCCTATGGAGACTCATGGAAAGATCGATTCAATgccaacaaagaaaaaatctttttcttgtgCACCGGATAGCTTCTGGGATGGGTCAAAATGTGCACAGATAGTTTAA